One segment of Pyricularia oryzae 70-15 chromosome 3, whole genome shotgun sequence DNA contains the following:
- a CDS encoding cupin domain-containing protein → MTGDDPINNGYYVDSFPAAGLRQVFRHITGNADDGKSVFLHSDHGNHHRVIGEKQAVANIMYSTQETPVELNGDVDVQKALSQEPPFHYTSGSVCRMMDFAPGAASPLHRGMTIDYGVVVEGVFELSLDSGQKRILRQGDVAVQRATAHVWKNVTGGGTLPGRMLWVLLDCKDVYVGGSAGAGEGAKVTGDLGSLKKEYEGRGTY, encoded by the exons ATGACTGGTGACGACCCCATCAACAACGGCTACTATGTCGACAGCTTCCCCGCAGCTGGCCTTCGTCAAGTCTTCCGTCACATCACCGGCAACGCCGACGATGGCAAGTCGGTCTTTCTACACTCGGACCATGGCAACCACCACCGGGTGATTGGGGAGAAGCAGGCGGTTGCCAACATCATGTACTCGACGCAGGAGACACCAGTAGAGTTGAACGGCGACGTCGACGTTCAAAAAGCGCTGTCGCAAGAG CCTCCCTTCCACTACACCTCAGGCTCCGTCTGCCGCATGATGGACTTTGCCCCCGGCGCCGCCTCCCCGCTGCACCGCGGGATGACGATCGACTACGGCGTCGTGGTCGAGGGCGTGTTCGAGCTGAGCCTCGACTCGGGCCAGAAGCGCATCCTGCGCCAGGGCGACGTGGCCGTGCAGCGCGCCACCGCCCACGTCTGGAAGAACGTCACGGGCGGCGGCACCCTGCCCGGCCGCATGCTCTGGGTTCTGCTGGACTGCAAGGACGTCTACGTCGGGGGCTCGGCGGGGGCGGGGGAGGGCGCCAAGGTGACGGGGGACTTGGGGAGCTTGAAGAAGGAGTACGAGGGCAGAGGGACGTACTGA
- a CDS encoding cupin domain-containing protein — MSTSGPITSFPAQGLRNPSRFVTGHNAAGESVFVRSDHGEHHAVMLDGAGAQNILYSCASNPVQVNEDADLAYAAAHPPPLHVPRGAVVRMIDFAPGSESNMHRAVCLGIGTVCEGEVELSLGGSGESRVMRPGDVSINRGAMHRWRNVSPDKPARMLYVLLDVEPIVVNGKTLEFEMGRLMQEYSEYKEGEGDNKKV; from the coding sequence ATGTCAACCTCAGGACCCATCACCTCGTTCCCCGCCCAAGGGCTGCGCAACCCCTCGCGGTTCGTGACGGGCCACAACGCAGCGGGCGAGTCGGTGTTTGTGCGGTCTGACCACGGCGAGCACCACGCCGTGATGCTCGACGGGGCCGGGGCGCAAAACATACTGTACAGCTGCGCGTCCAACCCGGTGCAGGTCAACGAGGACGCGGACCTGGCCTACGCGGCCGCgcacccgccgccgctgcacgTGCCGCGGGGCGCCGTCGTGCGCATGATCGACTTTGCGCCCGGCAGCGAGTCCAACATGCACCGCGCCGTCTGCCTCGGCATCGGCACCGTGTGCGAGGGCGAGGTCGAGCTGAgcctcggcggcagcggcgagaGCCGCGTCATGCGTCCCGGCGACGTCTCCATCAACCGCGGCGCCATGCACCGCTGGCGCAACGTCTCGcccgacaagcccgcgcGCATGCTCTACGTGCTGCTCGACGTCGAGCCCATTGTCGTCAACGGCAAGACGCTGGAGTTTGAGATGGGGCGGCTGATGCAGGAGTATTCCGAGTACAAGGAGGGCGAGGGGGACAACAAAAAGGTCTGA
- a CDS encoding aflatoxin biosynthesis ketoreductase nor-1, with amino-acid sequence MSKSTTVLITGANKGIGLGMAKAYLSRPNHIVICSVRSAKTDVTDLEAASKASGSKLLLVYIESTSKTDPAKAVEDVQAAGVDHLDVLIANAGGMPEGNKPLLELGPDELCWSVQVNAAAPLLVLQAFKPLLQKADAPRFAVISSTSGSIEHMKNIHSFIFPGYGAAKATLNWLTMGVHLSQEWLTTLVIHPGLVQSEPGNWVAKQIGMAEAPTTIEQAAEGVIKALTNATRESVGGKFLSTSDGTVLPW; translated from the exons atgtccAAGTCTACCACTGTCCTTATCACCGGTGCCAACAAGG GCATCGGTTTGGGCATGGCCAAAGCCTACCTCTCCCGCCCCAACCACATCGTCATCTGCAGCGTGCGCAGCGCCAAGACCGACGTGACAGACCTCGAAGCCGCCTCCAAGGCCTCGGGCTCCAAGCTCCTGCTGGTGTACATTGAGAGCACGTCCAAGACCGACCCCGCCAAGGCCGTGGAGGACGTCCAGGCCGCGGGCGTCGACCACCTGGACGTGCTGATCGCCAACGCGGGCGGCATGCCCGAGGGCAACAAGCCGCTGCTGGAGCTGGGTCCCGACGAGCTCTGCTGGTCCGTCCAGGTCAACGCGGCCGcgccgctgctggtgctgcaggCCTTCAAGCCGCTGCTGCAAAAGGCCGACGCGCCCCGCTTCGCCGTCATCTCGTCCACCTCGGGGTCCATCGAGCACATGAAGAACATCCACTCCTTTAtctttccgggctatggtgCGGCCAAGGCCACGCTCAACTGGCTCACCATGGGCGTCCATCTGTCGCAGGAGTGGCTGACAACCCTCGTCATTCATCCTGG CCTTGTCCAGAGCGAGCCTGGAAACTGGGTGGCCAAACAGATCGGCATGGCCGAGGCCCCGACGACGATTGAGCAAGCTGCTGAAGGTGTCATCAAGGCT CTTACGAATGCCACCCGTGAGTCCGTTGGTGGCAAGTTCTTGAGCACCTCGGATGGCACAGTCTTGCCCTGGTAG
- a CDS encoding 2-(R)-hydroxypropyl-CoM dehydrogenase — MNTTGSAFVIGASGIGRACALAFARRGVSGLVVADVDLQAAESLAAECRAEAGSAGTADALGCAEATRVDVADERSVELAVSFARRVLGRVDYCVNSAGIGVKLANEIADASPVEFEAMFQVNVKGTFLVTRAVSALMKTQDPVPVLRDSPGRGTTRGCIVILGSAAAFAATPKMVQYTTAKHAVLGLTKSAALDNAAHGIRVNSVCPSWVDTPMVRRALQDVPELEQTIRTSVPMGRIALAEEVADAVMFLCSPGASYATGCNMILDGGTTLTTHLG; from the exons ATGAACACCACGGGTTCCGCGTTTGTGATTGGAG cgaGCGGTATCGGAAGGGCGTGCGCGTTGGCATTTGCACGCCGTGGCGTCAGCGGCCTGGTGGTGGCTGACGTGGATCTGCAGGCCGCCGAGTCCCTAGCTGCCGAATGCAGGGCTGAGGCGGGGTCTGCCGGTACTGCGGACGCCCTAGGGTGTGCAGAAGCCACGAGGGTCGACGTTGCAGACGAGCGTTCCGTCGAGTTGGCCGTATCTTTCGCACGGCGTGTGCTGGGTCGGGTTGACTATTGCGTCAACAGCGCGGGG ATTGGCGTGAAGCTGGCCAACGAGATCGCCGATGCCAGCCCCGTGGAGTTCGAGGCCATGTTCCAAGTCAACGTCAAAGGCACCTTTCTCGTCACACGGGCCGTGTCGGCGCTCATGAAGACGCAGGATCCTGTGCCAGTGTTGCGCGACTCGCCCGGTAGGGGAACCACCCGAGGTTGCATCGTCATCTTGGGATCTGCAGCGGCATTTGCTGCGACGCCCAAGATGGTCCAGTACACGACGGCCAAGCATGCGGTGCTAGGCCTGACCAAGAGCGCCG CTCTTGATAACGCCGCTCACGGCATCCGTGTCAACAGCGTCTGCCCGTCTTGGGTCGACACCCCCATGGTGCGCAGGGCGCTGCAGGACGTGCCCGAGCTGGAGCAGACGATTCGTACCTCGGTGCCGATGGGCAGGATTGCACTGGCCGAGGAGGTGGCCGACGCCGTCATGTTCCTCTGCAGCCCCGGCGCGAGCTATGCCACTGGCTGCAACATGATTCTGGATGGCGGCACCACTCTCACCACGCATCTGGGATGA